A genomic window from Daphnia carinata strain CSIRO-1 chromosome 9, CSIRO_AGI_Dcar_HiC_V3, whole genome shotgun sequence includes:
- the LOC130698103 gene encoding uncharacterized protein LOC130698103 isoform X1 has protein sequence MPKRKQQLQSMCQLSTVQVLKDLASVQSSTTSVRQGPSSLTLPIDTSGISLNACIFIGLEIKIIINILDPLACSRICARDSNCTHFTHEPLKNGGICTLHSAPGLGKEWSTPASGISGATCSHIPKKNCVSSDGSLINLCVDLALKISLGLP, from the exons ATGCCAAAGAGGAAACAGCAGCTTCAATCAATGTGCCAATTATCGACGGTACAAGTCTTAAAGGATTTGGCAAGTGTTCAG AGTTCTACTACTAGCGTCCGCCAGGGACCGTCATCCCTCACGTTGCCCATAGACACGTCTGGAATTTCACTCAACGCTTGCATTTTCATCGGCCTCGAAATCAAAATCATTATCAACATTCTGGATCCGCTTGCCTGCAGCAGAATTTGCGCTCGCGATTCCAACTGCACTCATTTCACGCACGAACCTCTCAAGAACGGCGGCATCTGCACGCTGCACAGCGCTCCCGGTTTGGGTAAGGAGTGGTCGACTCCCGCGTCCGGAATTTCAGGCGCCACTTGCAGTCACATCCCTAAAAAGAATTGTGTTTCTAGCGATGGATCGCTCATTAACTTGTGCGTTGATCTCGCTTTAAAAATCAGCCTTGGTTTACCTTAA
- the LOC130698103 gene encoding uncharacterized protein LOC130698103 isoform X2: MQKSFVSLIWLVAAVTSATLDPTYVVEKSEWIPAAEFPISYRIDSRMRRQVPSTDAKEETAASINVPIIDGTSLKGFGKCSEFYY, encoded by the exons ATGCAG AAAAGCTTCGTCAGTTTGATATGGCTGGTGGCCGCGGTTACTTCAGCAACTTTAGATCCGACCTACGTCGTGGAGAAGTCCGAATGGATTCCTGCAGCAGAATTTCCCATCAGTTACCGGATCGATTCTCGTATGCGTAGGCAAGTTCCTTCTACCGATGCCAAAGAGGAAACAGCAGCTTCAATCAATGTGCCAATTATCGACGGTACAAGTCTTAAAGGATTTGGCAAGTGTTCAG AGTTCTACTACTAG